A single Leptolyngbya ohadii IS1 DNA region contains:
- the ureG gene encoding urease accessory protein UreG encodes MHTLRVGIAGPVGSGKTALVDALCKLLRERYSIAVVTNDIYTQEDAQFLTRSEALERDRIVGVETGGCPHTAIREDCSINLVAIEQLERQFSNLDLVFVESGGDNLASTFSPELVDLTIYVIDVAAGDKIPRKGGPGITKSDLLVINKTDLAPMVGADLGVMDRDARKMRGEKPFVFTNIKARQGLESIIKLIELHLGKVAA; translated from the coding sequence ATGCATACCCTGCGAGTTGGAATTGCTGGACCTGTTGGCTCCGGGAAAACTGCCCTGGTGGACGCCCTTTGCAAATTGCTGCGGGAGCGATATAGCATTGCCGTTGTCACTAATGATATTTACACCCAGGAAGATGCTCAGTTTCTAACCCGAAGCGAGGCGCTGGAGCGCGATCGGATTGTGGGAGTTGAAACGGGTGGCTGTCCCCACACTGCCATTCGAGAAGATTGTTCGATTAACCTGGTGGCGATCGAGCAGCTGGAGCGGCAGTTTAGCAATCTGGATCTGGTGTTTGTTGAGAGCGGTGGCGACAATCTGGCTTCAACATTTAGCCCAGAACTGGTAGACCTGACAATTTATGTCATTGATGTGGCGGCAGGCGACAAAATTCCGCGTAAGGGTGGACCGGGGATCACCAAGTCCGATCTGTTGGTCATCAATAAAACCGATCTCGCGCCCATGGTGGGAGCAGATCTGGGAGTCATGGATCGAGATGCCCGGAAGATGCGCGGGGAGAAGCCCTTTGTCTTTACCAATATCAAAGCGAGACAGGGACTTGAGAGCATCATTAAGCTGATTGAACTGCATCTGGGTAAGGTTGCAGCATAG
- the urtA gene encoding urea ABC transporter substrate-binding protein, which produces MSRQFGRRKFLVYGSAALGTSILLKACASSTTTSTTAESPAATSESPAASTAAASGDAIKVGILHSLSGTMAISEKSVVDSTQLAIDEINSKGGVLGKQIQPVLEDGASDWPTFAEKARKLIEEDQVVVVFGCWTSASRKAVLPVFEQKDHMLFYPVQYEGQECSKNIFYTGAAPNQQIEPSVDWLLENKGKDFYLVGSDYVFPRTANTIIKAQLEAKGGKTVGEDYLPLGNTEVAPIITKIRTALPNGGVIYNTLNGDSNVAFFKQLQGAGLTADKYPVMSVSIAEEEVKAIGTDFLKGQFAAWNYFMTVDSPANKAFVDAFKAKFGNDRVTNDPMEAGYISVNLWKQAVEKAGSAGSATDLKAIRAAVIGQEMEAPEGPVKMFPNHHISKTVRIGEVRDDGLFEIVFATPQPVDPVPWNQFVAETKGFTCDWTRTDVDNPGKFKAS; this is translated from the coding sequence ATGTCAAGGCAATTTGGACGGCGAAAGTTTTTAGTTTATGGTTCGGCTGCGCTGGGAACCAGCATTTTGCTGAAAGCCTGTGCGTCGAGTACGACAACTTCGACAACAGCGGAATCTCCCGCAGCAACCTCAGAGTCTCCGGCAGCGTCTACAGCGGCAGCAAGCGGCGATGCGATTAAGGTCGGCATTCTGCACTCGCTCAGCGGCACGATGGCAATCAGCGAAAAGAGCGTGGTGGACTCTACCCAGCTGGCGATCGATGAAATCAACTCTAAGGGTGGCGTTCTGGGTAAGCAAATCCAGCCTGTTCTGGAAGATGGTGCCTCAGACTGGCCCACCTTTGCTGAAAAAGCCCGCAAGCTGATCGAGGAAGATCAGGTCGTGGTGGTCTTTGGCTGCTGGACTTCTGCAAGCCGTAAGGCGGTTCTGCCAGTGTTTGAGCAAAAGGATCACATGCTGTTCTACCCGGTGCAGTACGAAGGGCAGGAGTGTTCCAAGAATATTTTCTATACGGGTGCTGCTCCTAACCAGCAGATCGAGCCTTCGGTGGACTGGCTGCTGGAAAACAAGGGCAAAGACTTCTATCTGGTCGGTTCCGACTATGTGTTCCCCCGGACTGCCAACACCATCATCAAAGCTCAGCTTGAGGCGAAGGGTGGTAAGACGGTGGGTGAAGATTACCTGCCTCTCGGCAACACGGAAGTTGCCCCAATCATCACCAAGATTCGCACAGCCCTGCCCAATGGCGGTGTAATCTACAACACGCTGAACGGCGACAGCAACGTGGCTTTCTTCAAGCAGCTTCAGGGCGCAGGTCTAACGGCAGACAAGTATCCTGTGATGTCTGTCAGTATCGCAGAAGAAGAAGTGAAGGCGATCGGCACAGACTTCCTCAAAGGTCAATTTGCGGCATGGAACTACTTCATGACCGTGGATAGTCCGGCAAACAAAGCGTTCGTCGATGCGTTTAAGGCGAAGTTCGGCAACGATCGCGTTACCAACGACCCGATGGAAGCAGGCTACATCTCCGTCAACCTGTGGAAGCAGGCAGTTGAGAAGGCAGGCTCCGCTGGAAGTGCAACCGACCTCAAAGCGATTCGTGCAGCGGTGATTGGGCAGGAAATGGAAGCGCCGGAAGGTCCGGTGAAAATGTTCCCCAACCATCACATCTCGAAGACGGTTCGGATTGGCGAAGTGCGGGATGACGGTCTGTTTGAAATCGTCTTTGCCACGCCGCAACCGGTTGATCCGGTACCGTGGAACCAGTTCGTAGCTGAGACAAAGGGCTTTACCTGCGACTGGACGAGAACGGATGTCGATAATCCTGGAAAGTTCAAGGCAAGCTAA
- a CDS encoding bacteriorhodopsin yields the protein MNQIWFAIGCLGMAFGALLFGIGAYNAENERWRILLTLNFFIAAIASVLYLAMWTGHGVSVVYDRQTYWVRYVTWILSTPLQILTVTYLGGTSLAFTGALVGADVMMIATGFVATMSPKPVNYIWYIVSCGFFLAMFYMLFNQYRSQAAAKHPRSRRVFTKLITVHLVLWLIYPVIWILGSTGFNAISSTAETASYTLLDLVAKVGFGFLALNSFKQLDQAGESPQLERVFSQGIN from the coding sequence ATGAATCAGATTTGGTTTGCGATCGGCTGTTTAGGAATGGCGTTCGGTGCGCTGCTCTTTGGCATCGGTGCCTATAATGCCGAGAATGAGCGGTGGCGGATTCTGCTTACCCTCAACTTTTTTATTGCGGCGATCGCCTCCGTGCTGTATCTCGCAATGTGGACAGGGCATGGCGTCAGTGTTGTGTACGATCGTCAAACCTACTGGGTGAGATATGTCACCTGGATTTTGTCTACACCTTTGCAAATTCTCACAGTGACGTATCTGGGCGGAACCAGTTTAGCGTTCACGGGAGCGCTGGTCGGTGCAGATGTGATGATGATCGCCACGGGATTTGTGGCAACGATGTCACCGAAACCTGTTAATTACATCTGGTATATCGTGAGCTGCGGATTCTTCCTTGCGATGTTTTATATGCTGTTTAATCAGTATCGATCGCAAGCAGCCGCCAAACATCCGCGATCGCGCCGGGTTTTCACCAAGCTGATTACGGTACATCTTGTCCTGTGGCTGATCTACCCGGTGATTTGGATCTTGGGCAGCACTGGATTTAACGCAATTAGCAGCACTGCGGAAACTGCTTCCTACACCTTGCTCGATTTAGTCGCAAAGGTTGGCTTTGGTTTCCTGGCACTCAATTCCTTCAAACAGCTTGACCAGGCAGGTGAATCCCCTCAGCTGGAGCGAGTGTTCTCCCAGGGCATTAACTAG
- the ureE gene encoding urease accessory protein UreE encodes MFCNLQSFLTPEERQTQTDGFRGRARASQYWSNAQPYVDPMSIVLTHRLPKDSQPNFPPKWTLSLTAEERTRSRYYFQTLEGEDVYLRLIRGTVLQNGDLLQSEDGKTIVQVVAKPEPVMTVRAHTPLELLRAAYHLGNRHIALEVKETYLRLVPDPVLKDLIQHMGLHITEETVPFQPEAGAYTTESGQHSHSHHHDRSTAVHSH; translated from the coding sequence ATGTTCTGTAACCTTCAAAGTTTCCTCACTCCCGAAGAACGGCAAACACAAACTGACGGATTTAGGGGGCGAGCCAGGGCATCTCAATACTGGTCAAACGCTCAACCCTATGTCGATCCTATGTCGATTGTCCTCACCCATCGCTTACCCAAGGATTCTCAGCCTAACTTCCCTCCGAAGTGGACACTGAGCCTCACTGCGGAAGAACGAACCCGATCGCGCTATTACTTTCAAACTTTAGAAGGGGAAGACGTTTATCTGCGGCTGATTCGGGGAACTGTTCTGCAAAATGGGGATCTGCTTCAGTCTGAGGATGGCAAGACGATCGTGCAGGTGGTTGCGAAGCCGGAACCTGTGATGACTGTGCGGGCACATACGCCTCTGGAGTTACTGCGAGCTGCCTACCATTTAGGCAATCGCCATATTGCGCTGGAAGTTAAAGAAACCTATCTGCGTCTGGTTCCCGATCCGGTTCTCAAGGATCTGATTCAGCACATGGGACTGCATATTACCGAGGAAACGGTTCCTTTTCAGCCTGAGGCAGGGGCATATACGACCGAATCGGGTCAGCATTCCCACTCGCATCATCACGACCGTTCAACGGCGGTTCACTCCCATTAG
- a CDS encoding ABC1 kinase family protein, producing the protein MQTLPSSPNVNTTVNTTAGLVVESESSPAPQEHLKSVQTHELASPQYDPGTIAAYYGRRPFQVIGRLLSIFWSFFGFVLALWWDRVRGKGDRNQLKRAVRMREILTDLGPAYIKVGQALSTRPDLVPPTYLEEFTRLQDQLPPFPNEIAFQFIEEELGDRPENIYAELSEMPLAAASLGQVYKGKLKSGETVAVKVQRPGLAQQITLDLYILRWLAGWAQKNFKRIRSDLVSIADEFGARIFEEMDYTQEGRNAERFAQLYGKLPDIYVPRIYWQYTNRRVLTMEWITGTKLTQLQEIRAQGIDASYLVDVGVQCSLRQLLEHGFFHADPHPGNLLATPDGKLAYLDFGMMSEVMVPQRYGLIEAIVHLVNRDFDSLAQDYVKLEFLTPDTDLTPIVPAFAAVFNEALGASVAEINIKSITDKLSALMYEYPFRVPAYYALIIRSLVTLEGIAINVDPNFKVLSKAYPYVAKRLLTDPAPQLRNSLKDLLFKDGSFRWNRLENLLRNARDSQDYDINFAVNQAVEFIFSERGEFIREFLVTEIINGIDTAGRNAIDQVRFNLRSIIGLETKPPVKKETPGNMEHIARVIDLLRNTPGFDTAQLLPIIPRLLAKPEVRGMGQEIVGGLGQRVAARMIRELLLDDRELAEGKAAIELPEQRALPAGVR; encoded by the coding sequence ATGCAAACTCTTCCTTCTTCGCCGAACGTGAACACGACTGTGAACACAACTGCGGGTCTCGTCGTCGAGAGTGAGTCATCGCCTGCGCCGCAGGAACATCTCAAGTCCGTTCAAACCCATGAGCTAGCGTCTCCCCAATACGATCCGGGAACGATCGCTGCCTACTATGGTCGTCGTCCGTTTCAGGTGATAGGACGGCTGCTGTCGATCTTCTGGTCGTTCTTTGGGTTTGTGCTGGCGTTGTGGTGGGATCGGGTGCGGGGCAAGGGCGATCGCAATCAGCTCAAGCGAGCAGTGCGGATGCGGGAGATTTTGACCGATCTGGGTCCGGCTTACATCAAGGTGGGTCAGGCGCTTTCCACCCGTCCCGACCTCGTACCCCCCACCTATCTCGAAGAATTTACTCGTCTCCAGGATCAGCTTCCGCCCTTCCCGAATGAGATTGCGTTTCAGTTTATCGAGGAAGAGTTAGGCGATCGTCCTGAAAATATTTATGCAGAACTGTCGGAAATGCCGTTGGCAGCCGCTTCGCTGGGTCAGGTCTACAAGGGCAAACTCAAGAGCGGCGAAACGGTGGCAGTAAAGGTACAGCGTCCGGGACTGGCGCAGCAAATTACGCTGGATCTGTACATCCTGCGGTGGTTAGCAGGCTGGGCACAGAAGAACTTTAAGCGAATTCGCAGCGATCTGGTGTCGATCGCCGATGAGTTTGGGGCACGCATCTTCGAGGAGATGGACTATACCCAGGAAGGACGCAACGCGGAGCGATTTGCCCAGCTCTACGGCAAGCTGCCGGATATCTATGTGCCGCGCATCTACTGGCAGTACACCAACCGTCGGGTGCTGACGATGGAGTGGATCACGGGCACTAAGCTGACCCAGCTTCAGGAAATTCGCGCCCAGGGGATTGATGCCAGCTATTTAGTCGATGTAGGGGTGCAGTGTTCGCTGCGTCAGTTGTTGGAGCATGGCTTCTTTCATGCCGATCCGCATCCGGGCAACCTGCTGGCAACGCCGGACGGTAAGCTTGCCTACCTCGACTTTGGCATGATGAGCGAAGTGATGGTTCCGCAGCGGTATGGCTTGATTGAGGCGATCGTCCACCTGGTCAATCGCGATTTCGATTCCCTGGCGCAGGATTACGTCAAGCTAGAGTTTTTGACCCCCGATACGGATCTGACGCCGATCGTTCCTGCCTTTGCGGCGGTGTTTAACGAGGCTCTGGGCGCAAGCGTTGCCGAAATTAATATCAAGAGCATTACAGACAAGCTTTCGGCGCTGATGTACGAGTATCCCTTCCGGGTTCCGGCATACTATGCGCTCATTATTCGATCGCTGGTGACGCTGGAGGGAATTGCGATCAACGTTGATCCCAATTTCAAGGTGCTGAGCAAGGCTTATCCCTATGTGGCAAAACGGCTCCTTACCGACCCGGCTCCCCAGCTTCGCAACTCCTTGAAGGATCTGTTGTTTAAGGATGGCTCCTTCCGCTGGAACCGATTGGAGAACCTGCTGCGAAACGCCCGCGACAGCCAGGACTACGACATCAACTTTGCCGTGAATCAGGCGGTAGAGTTTATCTTCTCGGAACGGGGCGAATTTATCCGGGAGTTTCTGGTGACAGAAATTATCAACGGCATCGATACTGCCGGACGCAACGCGATCGATCAGGTGAGATTTAATCTGCGATCGATTATTGGACTAGAAACCAAGCCACCCGTCAAGAAAGAAACGCCTGGCAATATGGAGCATATTGCGCGGGTCATCGATCTATTGCGAAATACCCCTGGTTTCGACACAGCTCAACTCCTCCCCATCATCCCCCGTCTGCTGGCAAAGCCGGAAGTGCGCGGCATGGGTCAGGAAATTGTCGGCGGATTGGGTCAGCGGGTTGCCGCCCGAATGATTCGCGAGTTGCTGCTGGATGATCGGGAGTTGGCAGAAGGTAAAGCTGCGATCGAGCTGCCGGAACAGCGGGCTTTACCTGCGGGGGTTCGATAG
- a CDS encoding ABC transporter permease subunit, whose protein sequence is MFTAILDGLFSGLSIGSILLLASLGLAIVFGLMGVINMAHGELMMLGAYTTFVVQNAFKPLGDPWRGAYIFVALIMAFLVAALVGLLLERGVIRFLYGRPLETLLATWGVSLILQQFVRSVNWVMIAGLLVFSLLFFGGLWLLKKRPDFERIRNWAIAILLPLAVAISWAIGSVMSQTYKLAVTQPWFGAQNVDVTAPKWLLGGLPIGNYQLPYTRMFIMALTVVCVIGIYLFLQRTPWGLRIRSVTQNRSMSSCLGIPTQKVDALTFALGSGLAGIAGCAVSLLGSVGPNTGQNYIVNTFMVVVVGGVGKLVGTIAGALVLGVLDYVLGSGILAILFAPIKPLADFFTFFATTSMAKVMVFFLIVVFLQFRPSGLFPQKGRTVDA, encoded by the coding sequence TTGTTTACAGCAATTCTTGACGGACTGTTCAGCGGTCTTAGTATTGGCTCTATTCTGCTGCTGGCATCGCTGGGGCTGGCGATCGTCTTTGGCTTGATGGGCGTAATTAACATGGCGCACGGCGAACTGATGATGCTGGGCGCGTACACAACCTTTGTCGTTCAGAATGCCTTCAAACCGTTAGGTGATCCCTGGAGAGGTGCCTACATTTTCGTTGCCCTGATCATGGCGTTTTTGGTGGCAGCCCTCGTCGGCTTGCTGTTGGAGCGGGGTGTCATTCGCTTTCTCTACGGGCGACCGCTCGAAACCCTATTGGCAACCTGGGGTGTAAGTCTGATTCTTCAGCAGTTTGTTCGCAGCGTGAATTGGGTGATGATTGCCGGACTGCTCGTCTTTTCGCTGCTGTTCTTTGGTGGACTCTGGCTCCTGAAGAAACGCCCCGATTTTGAGCGGATTCGTAATTGGGCGATCGCAATCCTGTTACCCCTGGCAGTAGCAATTTCCTGGGCGATCGGTTCTGTGATGAGCCAGACCTATAAACTTGCTGTGACTCAGCCCTGGTTTGGTGCCCAAAACGTAGACGTGACCGCTCCCAAGTGGCTGCTGGGCGGTTTGCCGATCGGCAACTATCAGCTTCCCTACACGCGGATGTTCATCATGGCGTTGACCGTCGTTTGCGTGATTGGAATTTATTTGTTTCTGCAAAGAACGCCCTGGGGTCTGCGAATTCGATCGGTGACGCAAAATCGCAGTATGAGTTCCTGTTTGGGAATTCCTACTCAAAAAGTAGACGCACTCACCTTTGCGCTGGGTTCCGGTCTGGCAGGAATTGCCGGATGTGCGGTGAGTCTGCTGGGATCGGTCGGTCCCAATACCGGACAAAACTACATTGTTAACACCTTTATGGTGGTGGTCGTCGGTGGCGTTGGCAAACTGGTGGGCACAATCGCGGGTGCGCTGGTGCTGGGCGTTCTGGACTACGTGCTTGGCTCTGGCATCCTGGCAATCCTGTTTGCGCCAATTAAGCCCCTAGCAGATTTCTTCACCTTCTTTGCGACGACCAGTATGGCAAAAGTAATGGTCTTTTTCCTGATCGTCGTCTTCTTGCAGTTCCGTCCATCTGGTCTGTTCCCGCAAAAGGGACGCACCGTAGACGCTTAA
- the recN gene encoding DNA repair protein RecN, with protein sequence MLISLQIENFALVDQLDLEFGAGLNVLTGETGAGKSIILDALDAALGGKVTSRAVRTGAERATIEATFDLDPALIHWLSEQQIELVDDMTLVCSRELTIGRGNVRSRSRVNGVLVNKQQMESLRERLLEITAQGQTLQLGQAALQRDWLDGFGGTGVIQQRDRVGKLYVAMQQALQTLEKKRQFEQQRLQQLDLFEYQAKELRSANLHDPDELTQLQQEQQRLSHAVELQQQSYQVYQSLYQNDRGSPSCVDLLGDAEKNLIDMIRYDEQLQPLLDMVLEAMAQVEEAGRQINAYGESLETDPERLQEVQERIAQLKQICRKYGPSLAEAIAYSESVQKQLEDLSGGAQSVEELEQIYQERLAELTEACAELTTLRRKAAQDLEGLLIRELKPLAMDKVQFKVGIDPIHPTALGGDRITFLFSPNPGEPLQPLAETASGGEMSRFLLALKACFSQVDSVGSMVFDEIDVGVSGRVTQAIAEKLHQLSQRHQVLCVTHQPIVAAMADHHYRVAKEVIDPSGEGTAKRKRGKKAAEPEQTELTPKNGKSDELRTVVRVIPLSEQQRREELAQLAGGKSDEKAIEFADSLLSEAAKARLAYMPQLSKAASKTAAKSASRSKTARLPR encoded by the coding sequence ATGCTGATTTCCCTTCAGATTGAAAATTTTGCCTTGGTTGACCAGTTAGACCTGGAGTTTGGCGCAGGGCTGAACGTCCTCACCGGGGAAACCGGGGCAGGCAAATCGATTATTTTAGATGCACTAGACGCAGCACTGGGCGGCAAAGTCACCAGCCGAGCCGTGCGAACCGGGGCAGAGCGAGCCACGATCGAAGCCACCTTTGACCTCGATCCCGCCCTGATCCACTGGCTATCCGAGCAGCAGATCGAACTCGTAGACGACATGACCCTCGTTTGCAGTCGGGAACTCACCATCGGTCGTGGGAATGTCCGCAGCCGATCGCGGGTGAATGGCGTTCTGGTGAACAAACAGCAGATGGAATCCCTGCGGGAACGCTTGCTGGAAATTACGGCGCAGGGGCAAACCCTTCAGTTGGGGCAGGCTGCTCTTCAGCGGGACTGGCTGGACGGCTTCGGCGGAACAGGGGTGATTCAGCAGCGCGATCGCGTGGGCAAGCTCTACGTTGCCATGCAGCAGGCACTCCAAACCCTGGAGAAAAAACGCCAGTTCGAGCAGCAGCGGCTTCAGCAGCTAGACCTGTTTGAGTATCAGGCAAAGGAACTACGATCGGCAAATCTGCATGACCCAGACGAACTCACTCAGCTTCAGCAGGAGCAGCAGCGGCTCAGCCATGCCGTCGAACTTCAGCAGCAGAGCTATCAGGTGTATCAGTCGCTTTATCAGAACGATCGCGGCTCCCCCTCCTGTGTGGATCTGCTAGGCGACGCTGAAAAGAATCTAATTGACATGATCCGCTACGACGAGCAGCTACAGCCGCTTCTAGACATGGTGCTGGAGGCAATGGCGCAGGTCGAGGAGGCGGGACGACAGATTAATGCCTATGGCGAAAGCCTGGAAACCGATCCAGAACGGCTTCAGGAAGTCCAGGAACGCATTGCCCAACTCAAGCAAATCTGCCGCAAATATGGTCCCTCTCTAGCAGAGGCGATCGCCTACAGCGAAAGTGTTCAAAAGCAGCTCGAAGACCTGTCCGGCGGTGCCCAATCCGTCGAGGAACTGGAGCAAATTTATCAGGAACGGCTGGCAGAACTGACGGAAGCCTGCGCGGAGCTAACGACCCTCAGACGAAAAGCGGCTCAGGATCTCGAAGGGCTGCTAATTCGCGAACTCAAACCCCTGGCAATGGATAAGGTGCAGTTTAAGGTCGGGATCGATCCCATTCACCCGACTGCCCTGGGAGGCGATCGCATTACCTTCCTGTTCAGCCCCAACCCCGGCGAACCCCTTCAACCTCTTGCAGAGACGGCATCCGGTGGGGAAATGAGCCGATTCCTGCTCGCCCTGAAAGCCTGCTTCTCCCAGGTAGACTCTGTGGGATCAATGGTGTTCGACGAAATCGATGTGGGTGTGTCGGGACGGGTCACGCAGGCAATCGCCGAAAAGCTGCATCAGCTCAGCCAGCGGCATCAGGTTTTGTGTGTCACGCACCAGCCGATCGTTGCGGCAATGGCAGATCATCACTATCGCGTCGCTAAAGAAGTTATCGATCCCAGCGGCGAAGGTACAGCCAAGAGAAAGCGGGGCAAGAAGGCAGCGGAGCCAGAACAAACCGAACTCACCCCCAAGAACGGCAAATCGGACGAACTCCGAACGGTGGTGCGGGTCATTCCCCTAAGCGAACAGCAGCGGCGGGAAGAACTGGCGCAGTTGGCGGGCGGCAAGTCAGACGAAAAGGCGATCGAGTTTGCGGATTCCCTGCTGAGCGAAGCGGCAAAGGCAAGGCTGGCATATATGCCTCAACTCAGCAAAGCTGCTAGCAAAACCGCTGCTAAATCTGCCTCTCGCAGCAAAACCGCCCGTCTGCCTCGCTGA
- a CDS encoding urease accessory protein UreF: MLANSTPSLLRLLQLVSPALPVGAFSYSEGLETLVQTERITNAATLQQWLAQELQYGAIRVETAVLSQMYEWVKQSDLQQINVWNQWLSAFRETEELREQSWQMGRSLIRLLADLDPALQTVLSQIQEPCNFATAFAIAAAHWEIDRFSTVLGYLQSWAANLVNAGIRLIPLGQTQGQKLLLDLYPIIESSAKEAIDLPLDSLYCCSWGLTIASMNHETLYTRLFRS, encoded by the coding sequence ATGCTTGCTAATTCCACCCCGTCCCTGCTGCGTCTGTTGCAACTAGTTAGTCCTGCCCTGCCTGTTGGTGCATTTAGCTATTCAGAGGGGCTGGAGACTCTGGTTCAAACTGAAAGGATTACGAATGCCGCAACGCTACAGCAGTGGTTAGCACAGGAGTTGCAGTATGGCGCAATTCGGGTTGAGACTGCGGTACTTTCCCAGATGTACGAATGGGTGAAGCAGTCAGACCTTCAGCAGATTAATGTGTGGAATCAGTGGCTTTCGGCTTTCCGGGAAACGGAGGAACTCCGCGAACAGAGCTGGCAAATGGGTCGATCGCTAATCCGCCTGCTTGCCGATCTCGATCCTGCCCTCCAGACCGTCCTCTCTCAAATCCAGGAACCCTGCAACTTTGCAACCGCCTTTGCGATCGCTGCTGCCCACTGGGAAATCGATCGTTTCTCGACGGTATTAGGCTACCTGCAAAGCTGGGCGGCAAATTTGGTGAATGCCGGAATTCGTTTGATTCCGCTCGGTCAAACCCAGGGACAGAAACTGCTGCTGGATCTATACCCGATTATCGAATCATCCGCAAAAGAAGCGATCGATCTGCCGCTGGATAGCCTTTACTGCTGTAGCTGGGGTTTAACGATTGCCAGTATGAATCACGAAACCCTATACACGCGACTATTTCGCAGTTAG
- a CDS encoding citrate synthase has protein sequence MTFCEYRPGLEGIPATQSSISFVDGQRGILEYRGIGIEELAKHSTFLETSYLLIYGSLPSQEELTEFEHEIRYHRRLKYRIRDMMKCFPESGHPMDALQACAAALGLFYSRRALDNPEYIHAAVVRLLAKIPTMVAAFQMMRKGNDPVQPRDDLDYAANFLYMLNEREPDPLAARIFDICLTLHAEHTINASTFSAMVTASTLTDPYAVIASAVGTLAGPLHGGANEEVIEMLEEIGSIENVEPYLESCLQRKAKIMGFGHRVYKVKDPRATILQELAEQLFEKFGRDHYYDIAIALEKAVEERLGHKGIYPNVDFYSGLVYSKMGIPTDLFTPVFAIARVAGWLAHWKEQLNENRIFRPTQIYTGMRGMPYVPIEKRRSEQDQELLDLVTG, from the coding sequence ATGACGTTTTGTGAATACAGACCGGGGTTAGAGGGTATTCCCGCGACCCAATCCAGCATCAGCTTCGTGGATGGTCAGCGTGGCATCCTGGAGTACCGGGGCATCGGCATTGAAGAATTAGCAAAGCATAGCACCTTTCTAGAAACGTCCTACTTGCTGATCTACGGCAGTTTGCCCTCCCAGGAAGAACTCACCGAGTTTGAACACGAGATTCGCTATCACCGACGGCTGAAGTACCGAATTCGGGACATGATGAAGTGTTTTCCGGAGAGCGGTCATCCGATGGATGCGCTTCAGGCTTGCGCGGCGGCACTGGGCTTGTTCTATTCCCGGCGTGCCCTGGACAACCCGGAATATATCCATGCGGCAGTCGTGCGTCTGCTGGCGAAAATTCCTACCATGGTCGCTGCCTTCCAGATGATGCGGAAGGGAAATGATCCCGTACAGCCCCGCGACGACCTGGATTATGCCGCCAACTTCCTCTATATGCTGAACGAGCGGGAACCCGATCCGCTAGCTGCCCGAATTTTCGATATCTGTCTCACGCTCCATGCCGAACATACGATCAACGCTTCCACCTTCTCGGCAATGGTGACAGCTTCCACACTGACCGATCCCTATGCCGTGATTGCTTCCGCCGTAGGTACGCTGGCGGGTCCACTCCACGGAGGCGCGAACGAGGAAGTGATCGAAATGCTGGAGGAAATCGGCTCGATCGAAAATGTGGAGCCATACCTGGAAAGCTGCCTTCAGCGCAAAGCGAAGATCATGGGCTTTGGACACCGGGTATATAAGGTAAAAGACCCCCGCGCCACGATCCTTCAGGAACTCGCCGAGCAGCTGTTCGAGAAGTTCGGACGGGATCACTATTACGACATTGCGATCGCCCTGGAAAAAGCTGTCGAGGAACGCTTGGGACATAAGGGCATTTATCCCAACGTCGATTTTTATTCCGGGCTGGTGTACAGCAAGATGGGCATCCCGACGGATCTGTTTACTCCCGTATTTGCGATCGCTCGCGTGGCTGGCTGGCTGGCGCACTGGAAGGAACAGCTCAACGAAAACCGCATCTTCCGTCCCACCCAGATCTACACCGGAATGCGGGGAATGCCCTACGTGCCGATCGAAAAACGACGGTCGGAGCAGGATCAGGAGCTTCTCGATCTAGTGACCGGGTGA